The sequence ATTGATTTAAGGAATGCTTTTCCAAAAGAATATAAGCACAATATTTTTCCTGAAGAAAACGGGTTGTTAGTCTGGGCGGTCACTGACAATGGTGACGATATATTTTGGGATACATGTGGTTGCCCTAATTCATGGAAAATAGTTGTATACGAAACCAGATCATCTTGTTACCATGAATATCAGACGACTGTCACGAAATTTTTACATGGTATCCTCTCCAGGGAGTTATACTGCGATGCCTTTCCTGGAGATTTTCCTTCTAACAATCCTGTGTTTGTTCCAATAGAGCAATAAAACTACCTATCAGCTTGAATCTCGCCCCATGGATATTAGTATCTTGCGCTTTGACGCCGAGATGTCACTAAAAGCTAGAGGACTAAGTGGATGTGATAATAGTGAGTAACCTTTACAAGAGACTAATTACATGGTTGAGTCTGCGAAACTTGTTGGGTAGGTTAAGACAGTTTATTTCCAACCAGTTGCCTGTTAATAATCCGGGAAATTTTTGTCATTGAAGTAATTGCTTCCCTAAACAGCAAGACGGAAATACAGCTCGCAGGTGTAGGGGTTTCTGCCGCTCAACTCGGTTTCTCTACAACGGCTGCAGTAACAATCGGTAAAGTTGCTAATGTACTGACTCACGTGTTCGCCGGCGGAACTGGTGTTTTGGCCCTCAACAGGGCCGGTGAGACAGTTACAGGTTATAATGTCATCAGGGATGGCCTGATGCAGGGCAATCCAATGTATTATTATTTAGAATTTGCTGCTAT is a genomic window of Bacillota bacterium containing:
- a CDS encoding SMI1/KNR4 family protein, encoding MKRSNWVMTIERLKSILPAPLSTDVLEYSKWATVEAKLGTHLPEEYKEFVTLYGTGSIDDFLWVLNPFSTNENLNLIKQSQIIGKAYIDLRNAFPKEYKHNIFPEENGLLVWAVTDNGDDIFWDTCGCPNSWKIVVYETRSSCYHEYQTTVTKFLHGILSRELYCDAFPGDFPSNNPVFVPIEQ